TGATCGAtgaagctctatcaatccttCTACTCCTTGCATCAAATCCTGCAGGAAGGACTGAAATCGGAAGACTATCTTTCATAAAAACACTAGTAGAGATCATTAGAAACGGGACTCCTAAGAACAAGGAATGCGCCACATCGGTTCTTCTTGAGTTGGGGCTGAACAACTCATCTTTCATTCTAGCTGCTCTGCAATATGGTGTATATGAACCTCTGACAGAAATTGCAAGAAGCGGAACCAATAGAGCTCAAAGGAAGGCCAATTCTCTTTTGCAGCACATGAGTAAGTGTGAACACATTCCCTAAAACTTTTACAATGTTGATAATAGTATATATATTCTGAGAGTGTATTGTATTTAGAACAGTTCTGATATGCCATTTCATCAAAGTCTATAAAGGCTTTTCTTCACACCAAAACATGGAATATATCAAATCAATAGACAAGAATATTAATTATCATTTCTGTTCAAAACATGGAAAATTGATATGATTTTCATTCTGTTCATCCACTCGAgggttaaaatattttgcggatACCGAACTATAGGATTTTTACACTTCGATAAACAACTTTTCTTCTGCTATATTTTGGTAACTTAACTGTAAATTTCATTATAACGGAAGGTCACTCATTTCAGGTAAAGTTATACTTTCGTGGCAGTGTAAAATTGTTTCCTCACCCTACTTTTATAAGAAAAATGATAGAGAAAAAAAACGACACATGGAGAATAATACCATTAAAAAAACGACACACGGTGGATCATACCATTAAAAACAACACATGAAGGATATACCATTAGGTTTCTGTTGCCGCGTAAGCAAAATTTCCCCCGAAATGAATGAGTAACCTCTCAATGTAACGAAAATAAAAGTTGGATTACCAAAATGGcaaaatgtaataaataaaatgttggTTACTGAAGTGTTAAATGCCTATAGTTCGGTAACTGCGATATATTTTAACCCTCCACTCGATCATATCTGTTAGTAGTTGTTATACTAACGAATTAACCATATTTTGATTGAATTACTTGGAGAGTATCTATATATCTGTTTACACTCTTCAAGGTCAGCATCAGAGTTCAAACGAACCCACTCTTCATCATCATCTAAGTACTTGAGATCAATTCCTGTTAAATCATCTATCTGGAAACGGTTTGCCATCTCTTGCTTCAACTCACTAAGCTTCCAACTTGGTTGCATGCATAACCGAATTTTCTCATCGCCCAAAATGGCTTTGATCCTGAATGGCCACTCGTCTTGTGAGCTTTGGCTATTTTTGAAGACAGAACACGGTGCTGGATTTACCGGATTCGAATCACGTTTGCTCAATGTTTCGTGTACTAGCGATCTGGCAGGAATGTTCAGTTCTTGTTTTTTGAATTCTACTTCACTTGAATCATTCATGTTTCTACTGTGCTTTTTTGATCGAGCAGAACAACACGTAGTTACGCAGGAGTCCTTGCTACACGAGGAAGAATGTGACTTCGTGTCTGGACTTTCAGGCCGAGGGTTTGATTGCTTCAAATCGTCTACACTCTCTACTAATAGTTCAtcattatttgaatattttgaaGAGCTCAATGCCGGGAAGGCCGAATAGAATGAGCTTATTTCAATAGAGCTCTCATTTCCTTGAACAGAGTCGATCACTTTTTGCAGTTTTCTTAACGAGTGGTCCACCTTCTTAATCTTTCGAGAGGGCCATCTGGCAATACCGTTCTTCCTGCATATCCTCTTCAAAGTAGTAGGGCAcactgaaaaaaataaaaaaaaataatcctTTGCTTGTTATATAACTGATAATTAATGCAGTCATATTAAATCGGTTTAAAAAGATTCCTATGTGCCGATGAGCTTTAGCTCAAGTGGCATATGCGCGGGCATGGACTCTTTCAAGGTTGTACGTTCGTTTATAGATAGAATTTGGGTTCACCAAACAAGTTTTCGAATTTAAGTTTAGTGAAAATATTTTCCTACCGCCAATATTTTTAGCAGCATCTTGAAGGCTTCCAGCAAAGTGTTGTCGAAGAACTTCTAAGCTGATCCGTTTCTTCTCTCCGGTTTTTCTACGTTGCTTGCGACGTGTAGTCCGCGTAGAAGAAGCTACATCACCATCAATTCTATAATTCTTGGGCAGCCGAGAAGTTTTCTGCAATTGTCTCAACTCTGACTTAGAATCATCCCAACTAATTATCATCTTAAATTCTTCTTCAGGCTCTTCGCTCTTGCTATCCAACGACACACAACAACCATTTCCATTTCTTTGAGCTTCCATCATACGGGCAATCCAAGATGAATTAGAATCAAAACTTTCAGCCACGAGCTCATCCTTGTCGAGAATGATAGATAAACTCCGGCAACGTTTCTGTATAGAGACGGACAAAACATCCCAAAGTCGCCTTTGTTCTTGAATCCCACGATGTTTTTCCGGCAAGAATAACTCCAAACAAAATTCAACTGATCCAGTATAAACATCCCGAAGCGGAAATGCAATTGCAGCATGCAAATCGAAGTTACGAGCATGATGAGACAAAGGATCCGATCTCATTTCAGTTATGTCAGCTGAAAAACACTGTTTCTGTTTTGAGAAAGCTCTACCAACAATTCCTTGTCCGAGGAAAATGTAGTTCTCAAAGCATGCCTTATAAAAACCTGAAAAATCCACATTAGCTAACAAGCAAGCAGGATCTACTGTGGAAATACAAGAAGAGTATTTCTCAGCGAAAAGCTCATCGTTTCCACTTTTTCCTTGTCGATTACATGGTGCCCATGTTATGGCTAAAGGCAACCCGTATTTGTGACATACATGTTGCAGAATTTCGGAGATTTCGTGAATGGCGACTTGGTAGAATTCGTTTATGACCTATTCATACATGTCAaacatataaagttattaattaGTGGTATGCAATAGAATACAATCAATCAAACTTATATCCAAAAATCTACATTACATTACTTGGGGGGTTAAAT
This window of the Mercurialis annua linkage group LG5, ddMerAnnu1.2, whole genome shotgun sequence genome carries:
- the LOC126681296 gene encoding protein NLP2-like translates to MDGNVSNPNSPFRNLSLFGNATNWDFLDELLYQETSQSTIIFEPSLPMPSATSNLNLNIYYDPEETERFPMEITELDSGRRVSEPVIDRLLKALEYLKDGSKDRDVLIQIWMPVNKGGRNFLTTIDQLFFVSSDCKNLEFYRKAVQGYQFSLEGNIGFPGRVFLEKLPDWSGDVRLFRDDEYPFGIQASKYKISGCIAVPVLEPNSGACLGVVEVVTVADWKMNYRSELEDVCNALEAVDLKSSVDFCRPGLKVINEFYQVAIHEISEILQHVCHKYGLPLAITWAPCNRQGKSGNDELFAEKYSSCISTVDPACLLANVDFSGFYKACFENYIFLGQGIVGRAFSKQKQCFSADITEMRSDPLSHHARNFDLHAAIAFPLRDVYTGSVEFCLELFLPEKHRGIQEQRRLWDVLSVSIQKRCRSLSIILDKDELVAESFDSNSSWIARMMEAQRNGNGCCVSLDSKSEEPEEEFKMIISWDDSKSELRQLQKTSRLPKNYRIDGDVASSTRTTRRKQRRKTGEKKRISLEVLRQHFAGSLQDAAKNIGVCPTTLKRICRKNGIARWPSRKIKKVDHSLRKLQKVIDSVQGNESSIEISSFYSAFPALSSSKYSNNDELLVESVDDLKQSNPRPESPDTKSHSSSCSKDSCVTTCCSARSKKHSRNMNDSSEVEFKKQELNIPARSLVHETLSKRDSNPVNPAPCSVFKNSQSSQDEWPFRIKAILGDEKIRLCMQPSWKLSELKQEMANRFQIDDLTGIDLKYLDDDEEWVRLNSDADLEECKQIYRYSPSNSIKIWLIR